From Deltaproteobacteria bacterium, the proteins below share one genomic window:
- a CDS encoding 2-oxoacid:ferredoxin oxidoreductase subunit beta — protein sequence MSTQTAARTVPYKEKAPFDYSSYMRKGKLPHIWCPGCGHGVVLKSLIRAIDATGVQKDDIAIVSGIGCSSRTPGYVDFNTLHTLHGRAIPCATGIKLAKPRLKVIVVTGDGDALAIGGNHFIHACRRNMDLTIMVYNNYIYGMTSGQSSPTTPQSMIATTARYGSIEPTFDTCELAKAAGATFVARGTAYHAQELEKTIYDAIMHKGTSVLDILDSCPTYYGRFNKFKSASEMMEKVEKDGTVSVSQADKLPPEKLEGKLLRGVLHKSERPEYCEEYEKLMAKAQGK from the coding sequence ATGTCTACACAAACAGCAGCAAGAACAGTTCCATATAAAGAAAAGGCGCCGTTTGATTACAGTTCTTATATGAGAAAAGGGAAACTTCCGCATATCTGGTGTCCCGGGTGCGGGCATGGGGTGGTGCTTAAAAGTCTCATTCGGGCGATAGATGCAACAGGGGTGCAAAAGGATGATATTGCAATAGTCTCAGGCATAGGCTGTTCAAGCAGAACGCCGGGCTATGTTGATTTCAATACGCTTCATACACTACATGGAAGGGCGATTCCATGCGCAACAGGGATTAAACTTGCAAAACCAAGACTAAAGGTAATCGTGGTTACAGGCGATGGCGATGCGCTTGCAATCGGCGGCAATCATTTTATACACGCATGCAGGAGAAACATGGATTTGACCATCATGGTTTATAATAATTATATCTACGGCATGACAAGCGGACAGTCCTCGCCCACAACACCGCAAAGCATGATTGCGACAACAGCGAGATATGGAAGCATAGAGCCGACATTTGACACATGCGAACTTGCAAAGGCGGCAGGCGCAACATTTGTTGCAAGGGGAACTGCATATCATGCGCAGGAACTTGAAAAGACCATATATGACGCAATAATGCACAAAGGCACATCAGTATTAGATATTCTGGACTCATGCCCCACATATTATGGAAGGTTTAACAAATTCAAGAGCGCATCTGAGATGATGGAGAAGGTTGAAAAGGACGGGACTGTTTCTGTTTCGCAGGCGGACAAACTCCCTCCAGAAAAACTTGAGGGAAAACTTTTAAGGGGAGTTTTGCACAAATCAGAGAGACCTGAATATTGCGAGGAATATGAAAAGTTAATGGCAAAGGCACAGGGGAAGTAA